A single genomic interval of Mycolicibacterium sp. MU0053 harbors:
- a CDS encoding thiazole synthase — protein sequence MLTIADRKFGSRLIMGTGGAANLAVLEEALVASGTELTTVAMRRIDAETGTGVLDLLNRLGIMTLPNTAGCRGAAEAVLTAQLAREALQTNWVKLEVIADERTLLPDAVELVRAAEQLVDDGFVVLPYTNDDPVLARRLEDIGCAAVMPLGSPIGTGLGIANPHHIEMIVAAAGVPVVLDAGIGTASDAALAMELGCDAVLLATAVTRATDPPTMAAAMSAAVTAGHLARLAGRIPKRFWAQASSPAL from the coding sequence ATGCTGACGATCGCGGACCGCAAGTTCGGCTCGCGGTTGATCATGGGCACCGGCGGTGCCGCCAACCTCGCGGTACTCGAGGAGGCGCTCGTTGCCTCCGGCACCGAACTGACGACCGTGGCCATGCGCCGCATCGACGCCGAAACCGGCACCGGGGTCTTGGATCTGCTCAACCGGCTCGGCATCATGACGCTGCCCAACACCGCGGGTTGCCGCGGCGCGGCCGAGGCCGTGCTCACCGCGCAGCTGGCGCGCGAAGCGCTGCAGACCAACTGGGTGAAGCTGGAGGTCATCGCCGACGAGCGCACCCTGCTGCCCGATGCCGTCGAATTGGTGCGGGCCGCAGAACAATTGGTGGACGACGGGTTCGTGGTGCTGCCCTACACCAACGACGACCCAGTGCTGGCGCGGCGCCTCGAGGACATCGGCTGCGCGGCCGTGATGCCGCTGGGCTCGCCGATCGGCACCGGACTTGGCATCGCCAATCCGCACCACATCGAGATGATCGTCGCCGCGGCCGGGGTGCCGGTGGTGCTCGACGCCGGGATCGGGACCGCCAGCGACGCGGCCCTGGCGATGGAACTGGGCTGCGATGCGGTGCTGCTGGCCACCGCCGTCACCCGGGCCACGGATCCGCCGACCATGGCCGCCGCGATGTCCGCGGCGGTCACCGCCGGACATCTGGCCCGGCTGGCCGGCCGGATCCCGAAGCGGTTCTGGGCGCAGGCCTCCAGCCCCGCGCTATGA
- a CDS encoding MFS transporter yields the protein MTAALDTSPQQGRFPQLITHGTFYSAGTQLSNVAVVLPFICAGRGMGWVAALLYPAYCIGKAVGNAVSPGVLQWSHQQRHLVVATTVAAMAVLVGLTAAVSTGGGAVPVALLATSALLGLGSGLSNVAFTDIASSRLSDGRRGDLLLGQSAAGSLLATAVTLVLVPVLVRGDAAAQSVSLLWFGAAGLAAAGVAALFVGPVRMPTPAVRQSLSDTMRDGIRAARSLPWFRRYVLTQLMFVPVSLGTTFYSLRAAQGQDKLPMLIVVSSAALLGGSALWRAVYRIFGVRGMLLGSALMSTAAAVATLLAELLDMWSSGWLLAVVFLLVTMANQAVYTASMTWVGLLADSRDRAALIGLGSALIAVATCLIGALVGQIALDRSGSAPVVIMLVLSVGAVLVARRAPRS from the coding sequence ATGACCGCAGCCCTGGACACCTCGCCGCAGCAGGGCCGATTCCCGCAGCTGATCACGCACGGCACGTTCTACAGTGCCGGCACCCAACTCAGCAACGTCGCGGTGGTGCTGCCGTTCATCTGCGCGGGCCGCGGGATGGGGTGGGTGGCGGCGCTGCTGTACCCGGCGTACTGCATCGGCAAGGCCGTCGGCAACGCCGTGTCCCCGGGCGTCCTGCAATGGTCCCACCAGCAGCGCCATCTCGTGGTGGCGACCACGGTGGCCGCCATGGCGGTCCTCGTCGGCCTCACCGCCGCGGTGTCGACGGGCGGCGGGGCCGTACCGGTGGCGCTGCTGGCCACCTCCGCACTGCTCGGGCTGGGGTCGGGGCTGTCCAACGTCGCGTTCACCGACATCGCCTCGAGCCGCCTGTCCGACGGGCGCCGCGGTGACCTGCTGCTCGGTCAGAGCGCTGCCGGGTCGCTGCTGGCCACCGCGGTCACCCTGGTCCTGGTGCCGGTGTTGGTGCGCGGCGACGCCGCGGCCCAGAGCGTGTCCCTGCTGTGGTTCGGCGCGGCCGGCCTGGCGGCCGCGGGCGTGGCGGCGTTGTTCGTCGGCCCGGTTCGGATGCCGACGCCCGCCGTGCGTCAGTCGCTGTCGGACACGATGCGCGACGGCATCCGGGCCGCCCGCTCCCTGCCCTGGTTTCGCCGCTACGTGCTGACCCAGCTGATGTTCGTGCCGGTCTCGCTCGGGACCACCTTCTACAGCCTGCGGGCCGCTCAGGGGCAGGACAAGCTGCCGATGCTGATCGTGGTGTCGAGTGCCGCGCTGCTGGGCGGCTCGGCGCTGTGGCGCGCGGTGTACCGGATCTTCGGCGTGCGGGGCATGCTGCTGGGCAGCGCGCTCATGAGCACCGCGGCCGCGGTGGCCACCCTGCTTGCCGAGCTGCTGGACATGTGGTCCTCGGGATGGCTGCTGGCCGTGGTGTTCCTGTTGGTGACCATGGCCAACCAGGCGGTCTACACCGCGTCGATGACGTGGGTCGGCCTGCTCGCCGACAGCCGCGACCGGGCCGCCCTGATCGGCCTGGGCTCAGCGCTGATCGCCGTCGCGACGTGTCTGATCGGTGCGCTGGTCGGTCAGATCGCCCTGGACCGCTCCGGCAGCGCACCGGTGGTCATCATGCTGGTCCTCAGCGTGGGCGCGGTGCTCGTCGCGCGGCGCGCACCGCGCTCATGA
- a CDS encoding M28 family metallopeptidase, translating to MGNRSRAALATLSAFAVVAALGGCGRETGPSGADPAAAAEFAETLAERIDTDALMAHLQRLQDIADDHDGNRASGWPGFEASVDYVANALREAGFDVSTPEFEVRVFESEPGTLTRAATDFEARALQYAVGTPPEGLTADLVPVRVSEAPGCAKPDFDGLPVAGSIVLIDRGVCPFTQKVAHAVAAGAAGVVIANNVDEKEMGGTLGEKTDVKIPVVSVAKADGAQLRANPGPVTIKVRAETTTHTARNVIAQTTTGDTDNVVMAGAHLDSVEEGPGINDNGSGVAGVLEAALQLGSAPPIRHAVRFAFWGAEELGLVGSNRYIESLDLEELTAIAMYLNFDMIASPNPGYFTYDGDQSQPRNRTDRSPWVPEGSAGIERALVAYLDSVGKPGRDTSFDGRSDYAPFTLAGIPSGGLFTGADDEMDAEEAELWGGDPGQPFDPNYHKAGDTIDNVDPTALGIHGAGVGYIVGLYAQELAGRNGVPVPADRTRHEVAAS from the coding sequence ATGGGTAACAGGTCGCGGGCCGCGCTCGCCACGCTCTCCGCATTCGCCGTCGTGGCCGCGCTCGGCGGATGCGGGCGGGAGACCGGCCCCAGCGGTGCCGATCCGGCGGCGGCCGCCGAGTTCGCCGAGACGCTCGCCGAGCGCATCGACACCGATGCGCTGATGGCCCACCTGCAGCGGCTGCAGGACATCGCCGACGACCACGACGGCAACCGGGCCTCCGGCTGGCCGGGCTTTGAGGCCAGCGTCGACTATGTCGCGAATGCGTTGCGGGAAGCGGGGTTCGACGTGAGCACCCCGGAGTTCGAGGTGCGGGTCTTCGAGTCCGAGCCGGGCACCCTGACGCGGGCGGCGACCGATTTCGAGGCCCGGGCGCTGCAGTACGCCGTCGGCACGCCGCCCGAGGGCCTGACCGCTGACCTGGTTCCGGTGCGGGTCAGCGAGGCGCCGGGCTGCGCCAAACCGGATTTCGACGGGCTGCCGGTGGCCGGGTCGATCGTGCTGATCGACCGCGGGGTGTGCCCGTTCACGCAGAAGGTCGCGCACGCGGTGGCCGCCGGGGCGGCCGGTGTGGTGATCGCCAACAACGTCGACGAGAAGGAGATGGGCGGAACGCTGGGCGAGAAGACCGACGTGAAGATCCCTGTGGTCAGCGTCGCCAAGGCCGACGGCGCGCAGTTGCGTGCGAACCCCGGCCCGGTGACGATCAAGGTCCGGGCCGAAACCACCACGCACACCGCCCGCAACGTCATCGCGCAGACCACCACCGGGGACACCGACAACGTCGTGATGGCGGGCGCGCACCTGGACAGCGTGGAAGAGGGGCCCGGCATCAACGACAACGGCTCCGGGGTGGCCGGGGTGCTCGAGGCCGCGTTGCAGCTCGGCAGCGCGCCCCCGATCCGCCACGCGGTGCGGTTCGCGTTCTGGGGTGCGGAGGAACTCGGCCTGGTCGGATCGAACCGCTACATCGAATCGCTCGATCTCGAGGAGCTCACCGCGATCGCGATGTACCTGAACTTCGACATGATCGCCTCGCCCAATCCCGGCTACTTCACCTACGACGGCGATCAGTCCCAGCCGCGCAACCGCACCGACCGCTCGCCGTGGGTGCCCGAGGGTTCGGCCGGCATCGAGCGCGCGCTGGTCGCCTATCTGGACTCGGTCGGCAAACCCGGTCGGGACACGTCGTTCGACGGCCGGTCGGACTACGCCCCGTTCACGTTGGCCGGCATCCCTTCCGGGGGGTTGTTCACCGGGGCCGACGACGAGATGGACGCCGAGGAGGCCGAACTGTGGGGCGGTGACCCCGGGCAGCCGTTCGACCCGAACTACCACAAGGCCGGGGACACCATCGACAACGTCGATCCGACCGCGCTGGGGATCCACGGCGCCGGGGTCGGCTACATCGTCGGGCTGTACGCGCAGGAGCTCGCCGGCCGCAACGGCGTTCCGGTGCCGGCCGACCGGACCCGCCACGAGGTGGCGGCGTCATGA
- the thiS gene encoding sulfur carrier protein ThiS: MMILVNDEQVELDEATTVEALMDRLGFPDKGIAVALDWAVLPRSDWHTVLSDGARVEVVTAVQGG, from the coding sequence GTGATGATCCTGGTGAACGACGAACAGGTCGAGCTCGACGAGGCCACCACGGTGGAGGCGCTGATGGACCGCCTCGGTTTCCCGGACAAGGGGATTGCCGTGGCCCTGGACTGGGCGGTACTGCCCCGATCCGATTGGCACACCGTGCTTTCCGACGGCGCCCGAGTGGAAGTGGTGACGGCGGTGCAGGGTGGCTGA